Proteins from a genomic interval of Pectinophora gossypiella chromosome 4, ilPecGoss1.1, whole genome shotgun sequence:
- the LOC126366550 gene encoding LOW QUALITY PROTEIN: signal peptidase complex subunit 3 (The sequence of the model RefSeq protein was modified relative to this genomic sequence to represent the inferred CDS: substituted 1 base at 1 genomic stop codon): MDSYIILLTALLVLCCTTVLSDQSTDSRSNTTSRCFSFTWLGPQWHNGSVFMNATCNDATRLSSGIPCRQPLVVSYDGSWPDVDYIWSHYREEATCVLAPNDVCAQFTYYFDGKVDNSTYMCTRAVDNYDSAVTSGCFKQVNGSFTKEVLNXIVIHKMYSVLTRGNAILTYTLSVLACLTFLCFLSTLTVDYRTAAQMNTVKVVVKNVPDYGASRERNDLGFLTFDLKTDLSQLFNWNVKQLFLYLTAEYTTPNNELNQVVLWDKIILRGENAVLDFKNMNTKYYFWDDGNGLKGHNNVTLTLSWNIIPNAGLLPNIQALGQHSFKFPTEYTQTRV; encoded by the exons ATGGATAGCTACATTATTTTGTTAACAGCGCTCCTAGTTTTATGCT GCACGACAGTGTTATCAGACCAGTCAACAGACTCCCGGTCGAACACCACGAGCCGCTGCTTCTCATTCACATGGCTGGGACCCCAGTGGCATAATGGAAGCGTATTTATGAATGCTACATGCAACGACGCCACTCGTCTGTCTAGTGGAATACCCTGCAGACAGCCCCTTGTTGTGTCTT ATGATGGAAGCTGGCCGGATGTAGACTACATTTGGTCTCATTATAGAGAAGAAGCAACTTGTGTCTTAGCTCCAAATGACGTATGCGCCCAATTTACCTATTATTTCGACGGCAAAG TTGATAACTCAACGTACATGTGCACAAGGGCTGTGGATAATTATGATTCAGCTGTCACTAGTGGATGTTTTAAACAAGTTAACGGAAGTTTTACAAAAGAAGTTT tAAATTAAATTGTAATTCACAAAATGTATTCCGTGTTAACCAGAGGAAACGCTATCTTAACGTATACTTTGAGCGTGCTAGCATGTCTAACCTTCCTGTGCTTTCTCTCCACATTAACTGTGGATTACAGAACCGCCGCTCAAATGAACACTGTAAAAGTAGTCGT TAAGAATGTGCCAGATTATGGAGCGTCTAGGGAGAGGAACGATCTTGGTTTCCTGACTTTCGATCTGAAGACGGATTTGTCGCAATTGTTCAATTGGAACGTGAAACAATTATTCCTTTACCTCACAGCCGAGTACACAACCCCCAACAATGAGCTCAACCAGGTTGTGCTCTGGGACAAAATCATTTTGAGAGGAGAGAATGCCGTGCTAGATTTTAAGAATATGAACACCAAATACTATTTCTGGGATGATGGAAATGGTCTAAA AGGTCACAACAATGTTACTCTCACACTATCATGGAACATTATCCCCAATGCAGGTCTGCTACCAAACATCCAAGCATTGGGTCAACATTCCTTCAAGTTCCCTACGGAGTATACCCAGACACGGGTATGA
- the LOC126366502 gene encoding immunoglobulin A1 protease isoform X1, which translates to MDPRIFVLLAVASHLCGVTSADGPVYGGGQPAAPESPQAPAGNMITQTVYGFLDFTTTIGNTVMVFSPQSAPAPEPPTTEKPVQENIIETKPPPPSVSSVKPEAIKPSKLSDKDKTNKPAVTASSSMSPPKKDEKASNVPKSTAKEQKQIITKVEVVAGPSKIVESPKVSPKVNKQSSQNKKPKTEIKSITNVVASKVEVKQGPPASVIHSKVEIKSSQPDEEPAILITNNNIGEPEYDFLQRQPSEFVEETYKVINIRPSKANGQKPKHKNRVHPPSPPPDDEDHPLGLVTTLGGTIVKDGLTTVHETSVIGTFISGKYAQVLNSNSKVLPAGGHRPKISPSPTHRILKTAAPAVAKNHRHNLEPTPSIGDDDSGFSKTTRRPAGSSFKNRHRPQSNSDNEAHENAPPPQTKKFKNRNSSQRTQSTRFGRPAHTPQLATVSVFSESTTPSFSNRRKSNRNSGHKSTVTPVNNNDSQSRRGFKPRVQATPVEATPASSTSVYKFKLNRAPGSGRWQYKTSPKPKVTIRKMKDDDESTTPNSNPLLDDPQSNELSPQARSDNDLELQGSQSGPGALLENDTDDNSIEKPPPVETLKVEISTPADFKDVYYEIATIKSPYTFQVGRVKNTRIITVTSTIEKRIEPTIVPSAQSSLNEPLTENILATASPYGKDHNLDSSIATLPAITLSSDMETPPLETITETFSTTQNMLKTHILPIVRDVNVTSSLTFIQTYQITRFVTATKTLPPMDFFQFIPSKTLKEFNSRLDEAGSELHLELDFGDSNEDEDGVPRRVFPPDLDLANVGSEFDLTEVDKYRMPENHLRLKKAHGQTKGNQVTEAPNVPTPALTPEQAQQLALLRLLNPAAAAQIPNVVTTSKPILKYETVYESHVIPYFDGKNTVHSTISRPVATVTKTEYEIGTSSLPALPLNPINPLFPPQFTVTSTPVVMNTEVTATDSQILKLTFGAKTVYTTLFTTKVVPTVLTSYVTSSIPVQPSAGFPGYFPAPFAPFPYVG; encoded by the exons GTGGCGTTACATCCGCTGATGGCCCAGTCTATGGCGGAGGTCAACCCGCCGCACCCGAATCACCACAAGCTCCAGCGGGCAACATGATTACACAAACAGTCTACGGTTTCTTGGACTTCACCACCACCATCGGAAATACCGTGATGGTCTTTTCGCCCCAGTCTGCACCTGCGCcag AACCACCGACAACGGAGAAGCCAGTGCAAGAAAACATAATTGAAACAAAGCCGCCGCCTCCTTCTGTGTCCAGCGTGAAGCCTGAAGCTATCAAACCGAGTAAATTGTCTGATAAAGACAAAACCAACAAACCAGCCGTTACCGCTTCTAGCTCCATGTCCCCACCGAAAAAAGACGAGAAAGCCTCCAATGTACCAAAATCAACTGCAAAAGAACAAAAACAAATCATCACAAAAGTTGAAGTTGTTGCTGGCCCCTCAAAAATTGTAGAATCGCCGAAAGTATCTCcgaaagtaaacaaacaaagcTCTCAAAATAAAAAACCGAAAACAGAAATCAAAAGTATTACAAATGTGGTAGCGAGTAAGGTGGAAGTGAAACAAGGTCCGCCAGCATCTGTTATTCATTCCAAGGTAGAAATCAAGTCGAGCCAGCCTGATGAAGAGCCTGCCATCTTGATTACTAACAATAACATCGGTGAACCGGAATACGATTTCCTCCAACGCCAACCGTCCGAATTTGTCGAAGAAACTTACAAGGTTATTAACATACGACCTTCTAAGGCGAATGGTCAGAAGCCGAAACACAAGAACAGGGTACATCCTCCGTCTCCGCCTCCGGATGATGAAGACCATCCCCTTGGCCTAGTTACTACACTCGGAGGTACTATAGTCAAAGACGGACTTACAACTGTCCATGAAACCAGTGTCATCGGAACCTTTATCTCTGGCAAATATGCACAAGTATTAAACAGCAACTCAAAAGTACTGCCAGCTGGCGGTCATAGACCTAAAATTTCGCCAAGTCCCACACATAGAATTCTAAAAACCGCCGCACCAGCTGTAGCAAAGAATCATAGACACAATTTGGAGCCAACTCCATCAATAGGGGATGATGACAGTGGTTTTAGTAAAACCACAAGAAGACCAGCTGGCAGCTCTTTTAAAAATCGACACAGACCACAAAGTAACTCCGATAACGAAGCCCATGAAAACGCTCCACCTCCGCAAACCAAAAAGTTCAAGAATAGAAATTCTTCACAAAGGACTCAaag TACACGGTTTGGTCGTCCTGCACATACACCTCAACTGGCTACCGTCTCTGTTTTCAGTGAATCCACCACGCCATCGTTTTCGAACAGAAGAAAGAGCAACCGTAATTCTGGACACAAGTCAACAGTAACGCCCGTAAACAATAACGACAGCCAATCACGACGAGGGTTCAAGCCCCGAGTTCAAGCTACCCCTGTCGAAGCTACTCCAGCGTCTTCGACTAGTGTATATAAATTTAAGCTCAATCGTGCACCTGGCTCTGGTCGTTGGCAATATAAAACTAGCCCAAAGCCTAAAGTGACGATCAGAAAAATGAAAGACGATGATGAATCGACGACACCGAACTCGAACCCGCTTCTAGATGACCCACAGTCTAACGAACTTTCCCCTCAAGCGAGATCCGATAATGATCTGGAATTGCAAGGTTCACAGAGTGGTCCTGGCGCGCTTCTAGAAAATGACACCGACGATAACTCAATAGAGAAACCTCCTCCTGTCGAAACCCTCAAAGTTGAAATCTCGACTCCTGCCGATTTTAAAGATGTTTACTACGAAATTGCTACCATCAAGTCTCCTTACACTTTCCAG GTTGGACGTGTGAAAAATACTCGTATTATTACAGTTACCTCTACGATAGAAAAACGTATTGAACCTACTATCGTACCCAGCGCGCAAAGTTCTCTCAACGAACCGTTGACAGAAAACATCTTAGCGACCGCATCCCCTTATGGCAAAGACCATAATTTAGATTCCAGTATTGCTACACTACCCGCGATAACACTATCATCCGATATGGAAACACCTCCTCTGGAAACAATAACAGAAACATTCAGTACAACTCAAAACATGTTAAAAACACATATTCTGCCGATCGTCCGAGACGTTAATGTAACCAGCAGCCTCACATTCATCCAAACTTATCAAATCACCAGATTCGTAACTGCTACTAAAACGCTACCACCCATGGACTTCTTCCAGTTCATACCAAGTAAGACGTTGAAAGAATTTAACAGCCGTCTTGACGAAGCTGGCTCAGAACTGCACTTAGAATTGGACTTTGGAGACAGCAACGAAGACGAAGATGGAGTTCCCCGCCGCGTGTTCCCTCCGGACCTAGACCTTGCTAACGTCGGTTCAGAATTTGACCTCACTGAAGTTGATAAATATAGGATGCCCGAAAACCATCTAAGACTGAAAAAAGCTCACGGTCAAACCAAGGGTAATCAAGTGACGGAAGCGCCCAATGTACCTACACCGGCTTTGACTCCTGAACAAGCGCAACAGTTGGCTCTGCTAAGATTGCTCAACCCAGCTGCGGCTGCTCAAATACCAAACGTGGTCACAACTTCCAAACCTATTCTAAAATACGAGACTGTATACGAATCTCACGTGATCCCGTACTTCGACGGCAAGAATACAGTTCATAGTACTATTTCGAGGCCTGTCGCAACTGTTACGAAGACGGAGTATGAAATAGGCACCAGCAGCTTGCCTGCGTTGCCGCTGAACCCGATCAACCCTCTGTTCCCACCGCAGTTCACAGTCACTTCCACCCCGGTAGTTATGAATACTGAAGTCACTGCGACTGACAGTCAGATTCTGAAACTAACTTTCGGAGCTAAGACGGTGTACACGACATTGTTCACAACTAAAGTGGTGCCGACCGTGCTGACGTCATACGTCACCTCGTCCATCCCGGTGCAGCCAAGCGCAGGTTTCCCCGGATACTTCCCAGCGCCATTCGCTCCCTTCCCTTACGTAGGTTAA
- the LOC126366502 gene encoding immunoglobulin A1 protease isoform X2 codes for MDPRIFVLLAVASHLCGVTSADGPVYGGGQPAAPESPQAPAGNMITQTVYGFLDFTTTIGNTVMVFSPQSAPAPEPPTTEKPVQENIIETKPPPPSVSSVKPEAIKPSKLSDKDKTNKPAVTASSSMSPPKKDEKASNVPKSTAKEQKQIITKVEVVAGPSKIVESPKVSPKVNKQSSQNKKPKTEIKSITNVVASKVEVKQGPPASVIHSKVEIKSSQPDEEPAILITNNNIGEPEYDFLQRQPSEFVEETYKVINIRPSKANGQKPKHKNRVHPPSPPPDDEDHPLGLVTTLGGTIVKDGLTTVHETSVIGTFISGKYAQVLNSNSKVLPAGGHRPKISPSPTHRILKTAAPAVAKNHRHNLEPTPSIGDDDSGFSKTTRRPAGSSFKNRHRPQSNSDNEAHENAPPPQTKKFKNRNSSQRTQSESTTPSFSNRRKSNRNSGHKSTVTPVNNNDSQSRRGFKPRVQATPVEATPASSTSVYKFKLNRAPGSGRWQYKTSPKPKVTIRKMKDDDESTTPNSNPLLDDPQSNELSPQARSDNDLELQGSQSGPGALLENDTDDNSIEKPPPVETLKVEISTPADFKDVYYEIATIKSPYTFQVGRVKNTRIITVTSTIEKRIEPTIVPSAQSSLNEPLTENILATASPYGKDHNLDSSIATLPAITLSSDMETPPLETITETFSTTQNMLKTHILPIVRDVNVTSSLTFIQTYQITRFVTATKTLPPMDFFQFIPSKTLKEFNSRLDEAGSELHLELDFGDSNEDEDGVPRRVFPPDLDLANVGSEFDLTEVDKYRMPENHLRLKKAHGQTKGNQVTEAPNVPTPALTPEQAQQLALLRLLNPAAAAQIPNVVTTSKPILKYETVYESHVIPYFDGKNTVHSTISRPVATVTKTEYEIGTSSLPALPLNPINPLFPPQFTVTSTPVVMNTEVTATDSQILKLTFGAKTVYTTLFTTKVVPTVLTSYVTSSIPVQPSAGFPGYFPAPFAPFPYVG; via the exons GTGGCGTTACATCCGCTGATGGCCCAGTCTATGGCGGAGGTCAACCCGCCGCACCCGAATCACCACAAGCTCCAGCGGGCAACATGATTACACAAACAGTCTACGGTTTCTTGGACTTCACCACCACCATCGGAAATACCGTGATGGTCTTTTCGCCCCAGTCTGCACCTGCGCcag AACCACCGACAACGGAGAAGCCAGTGCAAGAAAACATAATTGAAACAAAGCCGCCGCCTCCTTCTGTGTCCAGCGTGAAGCCTGAAGCTATCAAACCGAGTAAATTGTCTGATAAAGACAAAACCAACAAACCAGCCGTTACCGCTTCTAGCTCCATGTCCCCACCGAAAAAAGACGAGAAAGCCTCCAATGTACCAAAATCAACTGCAAAAGAACAAAAACAAATCATCACAAAAGTTGAAGTTGTTGCTGGCCCCTCAAAAATTGTAGAATCGCCGAAAGTATCTCcgaaagtaaacaaacaaagcTCTCAAAATAAAAAACCGAAAACAGAAATCAAAAGTATTACAAATGTGGTAGCGAGTAAGGTGGAAGTGAAACAAGGTCCGCCAGCATCTGTTATTCATTCCAAGGTAGAAATCAAGTCGAGCCAGCCTGATGAAGAGCCTGCCATCTTGATTACTAACAATAACATCGGTGAACCGGAATACGATTTCCTCCAACGCCAACCGTCCGAATTTGTCGAAGAAACTTACAAGGTTATTAACATACGACCTTCTAAGGCGAATGGTCAGAAGCCGAAACACAAGAACAGGGTACATCCTCCGTCTCCGCCTCCGGATGATGAAGACCATCCCCTTGGCCTAGTTACTACACTCGGAGGTACTATAGTCAAAGACGGACTTACAACTGTCCATGAAACCAGTGTCATCGGAACCTTTATCTCTGGCAAATATGCACAAGTATTAAACAGCAACTCAAAAGTACTGCCAGCTGGCGGTCATAGACCTAAAATTTCGCCAAGTCCCACACATAGAATTCTAAAAACCGCCGCACCAGCTGTAGCAAAGAATCATAGACACAATTTGGAGCCAACTCCATCAATAGGGGATGATGACAGTGGTTTTAGTAAAACCACAAGAAGACCAGCTGGCAGCTCTTTTAAAAATCGACACAGACCACAAAGTAACTCCGATAACGAAGCCCATGAAAACGCTCCACCTCCGCAAACCAAAAAGTTCAAGAATAGAAATTCTTCACAAAGGACTCAaag TGAATCCACCACGCCATCGTTTTCGAACAGAAGAAAGAGCAACCGTAATTCTGGACACAAGTCAACAGTAACGCCCGTAAACAATAACGACAGCCAATCACGACGAGGGTTCAAGCCCCGAGTTCAAGCTACCCCTGTCGAAGCTACTCCAGCGTCTTCGACTAGTGTATATAAATTTAAGCTCAATCGTGCACCTGGCTCTGGTCGTTGGCAATATAAAACTAGCCCAAAGCCTAAAGTGACGATCAGAAAAATGAAAGACGATGATGAATCGACGACACCGAACTCGAACCCGCTTCTAGATGACCCACAGTCTAACGAACTTTCCCCTCAAGCGAGATCCGATAATGATCTGGAATTGCAAGGTTCACAGAGTGGTCCTGGCGCGCTTCTAGAAAATGACACCGACGATAACTCAATAGAGAAACCTCCTCCTGTCGAAACCCTCAAAGTTGAAATCTCGACTCCTGCCGATTTTAAAGATGTTTACTACGAAATTGCTACCATCAAGTCTCCTTACACTTTCCAG GTTGGACGTGTGAAAAATACTCGTATTATTACAGTTACCTCTACGATAGAAAAACGTATTGAACCTACTATCGTACCCAGCGCGCAAAGTTCTCTCAACGAACCGTTGACAGAAAACATCTTAGCGACCGCATCCCCTTATGGCAAAGACCATAATTTAGATTCCAGTATTGCTACACTACCCGCGATAACACTATCATCCGATATGGAAACACCTCCTCTGGAAACAATAACAGAAACATTCAGTACAACTCAAAACATGTTAAAAACACATATTCTGCCGATCGTCCGAGACGTTAATGTAACCAGCAGCCTCACATTCATCCAAACTTATCAAATCACCAGATTCGTAACTGCTACTAAAACGCTACCACCCATGGACTTCTTCCAGTTCATACCAAGTAAGACGTTGAAAGAATTTAACAGCCGTCTTGACGAAGCTGGCTCAGAACTGCACTTAGAATTGGACTTTGGAGACAGCAACGAAGACGAAGATGGAGTTCCCCGCCGCGTGTTCCCTCCGGACCTAGACCTTGCTAACGTCGGTTCAGAATTTGACCTCACTGAAGTTGATAAATATAGGATGCCCGAAAACCATCTAAGACTGAAAAAAGCTCACGGTCAAACCAAGGGTAATCAAGTGACGGAAGCGCCCAATGTACCTACACCGGCTTTGACTCCTGAACAAGCGCAACAGTTGGCTCTGCTAAGATTGCTCAACCCAGCTGCGGCTGCTCAAATACCAAACGTGGTCACAACTTCCAAACCTATTCTAAAATACGAGACTGTATACGAATCTCACGTGATCCCGTACTTCGACGGCAAGAATACAGTTCATAGTACTATTTCGAGGCCTGTCGCAACTGTTACGAAGACGGAGTATGAAATAGGCACCAGCAGCTTGCCTGCGTTGCCGCTGAACCCGATCAACCCTCTGTTCCCACCGCAGTTCACAGTCACTTCCACCCCGGTAGTTATGAATACTGAAGTCACTGCGACTGACAGTCAGATTCTGAAACTAACTTTCGGAGCTAAGACGGTGTACACGACATTGTTCACAACTAAAGTGGTGCCGACCGTGCTGACGTCATACGTCACCTCGTCCATCCCGGTGCAGCCAAGCGCAGGTTTCCCCGGATACTTCCCAGCGCCATTCGCTCCCTTCCCTTACGTAGGTTAA
- the LOC126366539 gene encoding FGFR1 oncogene partner 2 homolog, producing the protein MSLTIQQIILDAKRLAGRLKERETEADALLTETQTAYRQIQTMKQYKEEVDTLNEASRERPRGALIASIERESRLMRDVQRENGELRAALEDHRRALELIMSKYRQHTEKRIWESRIDFTNAINEKQQELIRQQAERINEMTSVMYKAINMDANGESRKEEELYQRLITENKGLREMLDLSRRYGSDRPIMPPTQDKDVQTDGPPLPSA; encoded by the exons ATGTCACTGACCATACAGCAAATCATTTTGGATGCAAAAAGACTCGCAGGCCGTCTCAAAGAGCGAGAGACAGAGGCTGATGCCCTGCTAACCGAGACGCAGACGGCTTACAGGCAAATTCAAACCATGAAACAG TACAAAGAAGAAGTGGATACATTGAATGAGGCTTCCCGGGAGCGGCCACGAGGGGCACTGATTGCAAGCATTGAACGGGAGTCTCGGTTGATGCGAGATGTTCAGAGAGAGAATGGAGAACTGAGGGCTGCTCTTGAGGACCACAGACGAGCACTAGAACTCATCATGTCCAAATACCGACAACATACAGAAAAGAGAATATGGGAATCCAGGATAGATTTCACCAATGCTATCAATGAAAAGCAGCAAGAG CTAATTCGCCAGCAAGCAGAGAGGATCAATGAGATGACCAGTGTCATGTACAAAGCCATTAATATGGATGCAAATGGAGAGTCGAGGAAAGAAGAGGAGCTGTACCAGAGGCTCATAACTGAGAACAAG GGGCTCAGAGAGATGCTGGATCTGTCGAGGCGGTATGGGTCGGACCGGCCAATCATGCCGCCCACTCAAGACAAGGATGTACAGACGGACGGACCGCCGCTGCCGAGCGCGTGA